The sequence CCATCGGGATCGGGCAAGACGGTGGTGCTCAATTTCCTGCTCGCGCAGGCGAGGCGGTTTCGGCCGAGAACGATCTTCTTCGACAAGGATCGCGGTGCGGAACTGTTCATCCGCGCGATCGGCGGCAGCTACGACCGGCTGCGTCCGGGCGAGCCATCGGGCCTCAATCCGCTTCAACTCGAAGACACGCCCGCCAACCGCGCCTTCCTCAACGAATGGCTCGGCCTGCTCGCAAGCGGCGTCAATGGCGAGGAGGCCGAACAGATCCGCGAGGCGGTGGAGACCAGCTTTCTCCAGCCCATCGAACGCAGGCGGCTGCGCCATTTCGTCGAACTCTTCCGCGGCGGCGACCGCCCGCATGGCGGCGACCTCTATGCACGGCTCAAGCCGTGGTGGGGTCCGGGCGAGCGGGCCTGGCTGTTCGACAATGCCCGCGATGCGACCGATCTGGGGCAGGAAACCGTCGGCTTCGATATGACCGCGATCCTCGACGATCCCGCCACGCGCACGCCCGCGATGTTCTATTTCTTCCACCGGGTGGAGCAGCGCCTCGACGGGACGCCCGCCGTGATCGTGATCGACGAGGGGTGGAAGGCGCTCGACGACGACATCTTCGTCAAGCGCATCAAGGATTGGGAAAAGACCATCCGCAAAAGGAACGGCATCGTCGGCTTCGCGACCCAGAGCGCGCAGGACGCGCTCGAAAGCCGGATCGCGAGCGCCATCATCGAACAGGCGGCGACCCAGATCTTCATGATCAACCCCAAGGCGCGGGCGGAGGATTACATCAACGGCTTCGGCCTCAGCCGCCACGAATACGATCTCGTGCGCACCCTGCCCGACGCTTCGCATTGTTTCCTGATCCGCCACGGCAAGGAAAGCGTGGTCGCGCGGCTCGACCTGACGGGAGAAAGCGAATTGCTGACGATCCTGTCGGGCCGCGAGGCGACGGTACGCCTGTTCGACGAGATCGCGGATACGCACGGCACCGATCCGGCGGACTGGATGCAGCCGCTTTTGGACCGGGCGGCGTAAGGGAATGGCTTGTCCCGCAATCCTGACCGGCGACCGGTTCGTCTCTCGCTTGATCGAGCATATCGACTGCCAGTCGCGCTATCTCGGCGCCTACGGCTACGATGCACTGGGCCAGCCCGGCTCGACGGCCTCGCTGGTCGTCACCGGATTGCTGACGCTATTCGTCGCGCTGTTCGGTATCCGCCTGCTGTTCGGCCCGACACCCGCAGCGCGCGACGTGGTGCTGGACGTGCTCAAAATCGGCATCGTCCTAACGCTCGCCTTTTCCTGGCCCGCCTTCCGCACAGTAATCCACAACGCGGTGCTGGACGCGCCTGCCGAAATCGCCGGGACGATGGGCGGATCGCTGGTCGCGCCGCAGAACGCTGGGCTGACCGACCGGCTCCAACAGGCCGATAGCGCCATGGTGCGATTGACCGAGCTTGGGACGGGTCGCCAGATCGGACAATTCGTCGAAAGCGAGGATCCCGGATCGCGCTTCGGCGGCGTTGCGATCGAGGATGATGGCGGCTTCGGCTATGCGCGCGTCGTCTGGATCGCGGGGCTGATCGGCTCGCTTGCCCTGCTGCGCATCGCGGCCGGATTGCTGCTGGCTTTCGCTCCGCTTGCAGCGGCTTTGCTCTTGTTCGACGCGACGCGCGGGGTCTTTTCGGGCTGGATCAGATGCCTTGTGCTCGCGCTGACGGGCATGGTGGCGGTGACGATCGCGACCGCTGTCGAGCTGTCCGTGCTCGAACCCTGGCTGGCCGACGCGCTGCGCCTTCGCACGCTCGGATATGCCGCGCCGTCTGCGCCGACCGAACTGCTCGCCATGACGCTCGCCTTCGCCCTCGTGAAGCTGGGGATGATCTGGCTGATGGGCCGGATCGCCTGGCAGCGCGGTTGGCTGACCCTGCCCGCAATGCCGGTGATCGCAATGCGCGGGCCGGGAGCAATGCGGGCTCCGGCAGGCCCCAGCAGCGAAACACAGGCGCTGCCATCACGCGCCGAACGGATATCGCACAGCATGGAAACCACTCTGAGGCGTGAGACCTCTACCAGCTCGTCGAGCCGAACAGACATCCGCCAGCTCGCCGCCCCTGCCAGCGCCGCTTCCACCGCTGTCTCCCCATCCTCGGACCGCCTCGGCAATAGCTGGCGGCGCAGCGCCTATCGCGGATCGCGCGCGGCGAGCGAGCGGGATCGCAGCCGATGACCAGATTCGAAACCGATTTCCATACCGGCGATGTCGCCGTCGAGGACAGCTGGGCGCGCAGCGTCACGCAGGATATCGAGCGGTCGCGCCGCACCGCCTGGATCGTCGCCAGCGTCTCCGCCGCGATCGCGCTGCTGCTGGCGATCGCGCTGGTCATCCTCCTGCCTTTGAAAACGGTCGAGCCCCACACGCTACTGGTCGATCGCCAGACCGGCCATGTCGAAGCGCTTGCCCCGCTCGATGTGCAGACGGTCAGCGCCGATACGGCCCTCACGCGGTCCTTCCTCGTCCAATATGTGATCGCCCGCGAAAGCTACGATATCGACAGCCTGGCCCGCGACTACACCCGCGTCGCGCTCTGGTCGGCGGGCGAGGCGCGCGAGCGATACCTTCGCATGATGCAGCCCAATTCGCCCGATAATCCCTTCGGGAATTTGCCGCGCCGGGCCGTTATCAAGGTCGAGATCAGGAGTGTGTCCTCCCTCGCCGCCGACCGGTCGCTGGTGCGCTTCACCACCACCCGCACCGATCCGGCGGGCCGCGATCAGGCTCCGCAATATTGGGCGGCAGTGCTGACCTGGCAGTATTCCGGCGCCGAGATGAGCGCCGAAGATCGCCTGACCAATCCGCTCGGTTTCCAGGTGACGCGCTATCGCAAGGATGCCGAGACTCTGCCCGAAGCGGCTCCCACGGTCGTCGCCGTGCCCGTCGAAAGGAACGGGACGGAGCGATGATGCGTCTCGCGATCCTTTCTGCCGCGCTGCTGTTCGCCCTGCCCGCGACGGCGCAGATCCTGCCCGATCCCGGCCCGACCAATCCGCGCCTCCAGACCGTGACCTGGCAGAACGGGCAACGCATTATCCTGACCGCCCTGCCGATGACCGGGCTGACCGTCGTGCTCCAGCCGGGCGAACGGATCGTGGCCGACAGCCTCGCCTTTCCCGAACAGTGGGATCTGCGCATCTCGCCCGAGCGCGACAGCTTCCATGTCACCCCGCGCGTTCCCGATGCGGAGAGCGCGCTCACAGTGACGACCGACCGGCGGCACTATCTGTTCATGCTCCAGACCGGGGACAATCTTAACGCCGCGCTGCTAGTGCAGGTGCTCGATAGTGGGACCGGGCCGGTGGCACAGCCGATCGGCCCTTCCCGGTCTCAAACCGACGCTCAGCCCGCTTTCGCTCCAATGAGAACCTATCGCCTGCGTGGCGACCGGTCGGTGCAGCCGCAGGCGATAGGTGACGACGGCACGCGCACCCGCATCCTCTTCGCGCCCGGCCAGGCACTGCCCGCGATTTTCGCGATCGGGCCCACCGGCGACGAGGAGGTCGTCAACGGATACATGCGCGGGGACGCGTTCGAAATCGACCGGGTCTATGAACGGCTGGTCTTCCGCATCGACAAGGACAAGGCGACCGCGCGCCGCGCCGAGGAAGCGGACGCTGCGCGATGAACGCAGGCGCGAGCAACCCGCAGGACCCGATGCCGGTGGTCCAGCGATCGGGCGGGGGCAATATCGGATTGTGGGTCTTTTTGGCGATCCTGCTTGCCGGTGGGATCGGGGTGTTCACCGCGATGAGCGCCAGCCGCGAGGCTTCACAGGCACCGCGCGTGACCGCAGCGGGTAGCGAGAATGCGCGCATCGTCGCGCCGCCGCCTCTCGTCATACGCGACGACTACGCCGACCTGGACGAAACCCGCTATATCCGCGCGATACCGCGTGATCCGTTATCCCCTGCCCGCCCGGTCGCTCCACCAGTCCAGCCCCCGGCCCCGCGCACCGTGGCGCCGCCTCCTGCACCGCTGCCCCCTCGCCCCGCCGATCCCGCACCCTATCGCGAAGCCTTCGTCCCTCGTCAGGTGCCGCCTTCACCCACATCCCCGCCCGCGCTCTCGGATGCTCCGGCGGATGCGGCCAGCGAGGCCGCCGATCGCATTTCGGCAGGTCGCCTGCGCAATCCGTCCTTCACGGTGCCGCAGGGCACGGTCCTGCCCGCCGTGCTGGAAACCGCGCTCGATTCCACCCGGCCCGGCGCGGTGCGCGCACTCATCCAGCGCGACATCCATGCGTTCGACGGATCGCGCGTGCTGATCCATCGCGGATCGCGGCTCTATGGCGAGTATGAAGGCGGGATCGAACAGGGCCAGAACCGGGCGTTGATCCGCTGGACCCGGCTGATCCGCCCTGATGGCGTGACGATCGCGCTCGATTCCCCAGCTTCCGATCCGCTCGGGCGCGCGGGCGTGAAGGGGAAGGTCGATGGGAAGTTCCTGCAACGCTTCGGCGGCGCGATCCTCCAGTCGGTGCTCGATATCGGTGTCGGCGTCGCCACCCGCGAAGCGACCGGAGGCGTCGTGGTGGCGCTTCCCAGAAGCAGCCAGACCATCGCCGGGCGCAGCGGCCCGCAGGATATCAAGCCGGTCCTTAAGGTCCGCCATGGCACAAGTGTCTCGGTCTTCGTCGCGCGCGACCTCGATTTCTCGAGCGTCGATTCGTGACGGTTGAAACCGGCTACTATCTCGACAGCTTCCTAGCGCCGCTGGCGCCGGTGCTGGCGCGAAGCGACGTCACCGACATCTACGTCAACCGCCCCAACGAGATCTGGATCGAGAGCCTGGGCGGCAGGATCGAACGACAGGAGGTGACGGGCCTCGCCGAGCCCGACCTCGCCCGGCTGGCGCGCCAGATCGCCGCGTTCGGCGCGCAGGGGATCAATCGCAGCCATCCGCTTCTCTCCGCGACGCTGCCCGACGGATCGCGTGTCCAGATCGTCGCCCCACCCGCCACCCGCGGCGGCCATGCGCTGGCGATCCGCCGCCACATCGCCTCCGACATGGCGCTGACCGATTGGGCCGATAGCGGGGCGTTTTCTGCGCTGACCGGCGGCGCCGAAGTCGAACCCTTCGCCGGGCGTACGCATCGCACGATCGCGGCAGACGAGGCCGAGACGGTCCTGCGCGACGCGGTGCGGGCGCGCCGCAACATCCTGGTTTCGGGCGGCACCTCCACGGGCAAAACCACCTTCCTCAACGCCCTCCTCGCCGAAATCCCCATGACCGAGCGCCTGATCCTGATCGAGGATGCCGAGGAACTGCGGGTCGCGCATCCGAACGCGGTCGGCCTGATCGCCGTGCGCGGAAAGCTGGGAGAAGCGGATGCGAGCGCGGAGGATCTGTTGATCGCCGCCCTGCGGATGCGGCCCGATCGCATCATTCTCGGCGAATTGCGCGGCCAGGAAGCCTTCACCTTCCTGCGCGCGATCAATACCGGCCATCCCGGATCGATCACCACGATCCACGCCGACAGCCCCCATCGCGCCATCGAGCAGCTGGTGCTGCTGGTGCTTCAGGGAGGGTCGCCCCTGCGGCGCGAGGATGTGCGCCATTACATCCTCCAGAGCGTGGATGTCTTCGTCCAGCTCGAACGGCGCGGCGGGAAACGACGGGTCCAGCAGATCATGGTGGCGGACTGACCGTGTTCGAAGCCCCCGCCACCAGCTCCCTCGCCGATGCCGTAAGCTGGCTGACCGATCTCGCTACGGGCAGCCTCGCTGTCGGTCTGTGCGTGATCGCGGTGGCGCTGGTCGGGTTCGCCGCGCTGACGGGCCGGATGCCCATCCGCATGGGAGCACGCGTCGTGCTCGGCTGCTTCGTCCTGCTGGGAGCGCCGATGATCGCGGGCGGCCTGTCCGGGCTCTGGCAGAACGGCACGGAGGCACCCATTCCGAACCAAGCACCCAATGTAAGCGATCGACGCCAGCCATTACCCCAAGCGACCTACGATCCCTATGCGAGCGCTTCGATCAGGCGGGATTAAGGAAAATTTTGGAGCGGGTAGCGGGAATCGAACCCGCATAACTAGCTTGGAAGGCTAGGGCTTTACCACTAAGCTATACCCGCCCGCTTTGCGCGATGGCAGAAGCCGCCTTTGCCATCGCTGGCGCCGCGCCGTCAACCGGTTTGCTACGGCTGGTCTGCTTCGACCGGTTTGCACCGACAGATCCGCGTTGGCCGATCACCGGGCGCTTGTCCGTGCGACACGAAATGTTTCTTCCGTCGCGCCGGGCCCGCTCCTACCTCGCCCCTCGATCATGACCAGCCGCACCCATCTCGATCGGCTCGAGGCCGAAAGCATCCATATCCTGCGCGAAGTCGTCGCCGAGGCGGCCAAGCCCGTCATGCTGTATTCGGTCGGCAAGGACAGCGCGGTGATGCTGCATCTCGCGCGCAAGGCCTTCCATCCCGCCCCGCCGCCTTTCCCGCTGCTCCATGTCGACACGACGTGGAAATTCCGCACGATGTATGATCTGCGCGAAAAGGCGGCGAAGGATGCGGGGATGGAGCTGCTCGTCTGGCAGAACCCCGAGGCGAAGGAGCAGGGTATCAACCCTTTCGATCACGGGCCTCTCCACACCGATATGTGGAAGACGCAAGGGCTGAAGCAGGCGCTCGACCATTACGGGTTCGATGCGGCGTTCGGCGGCGCACGGCGCGACGAGGAGAAATCCCGCGCCAAGGAACGCGTCGTCAGCTTCCGCAGCGCCAGCCATGCATGGGACCCCAAGGCCCAGCGGCCAGAACTCTGGAACCTCTACAATCTGCGCAAGGCGCCGGGCGAGAGCCTGCGTGCCTTTCCGCTGTCGAACTGGACCGAGCTCGACATCTGGCAATATATCATGGCCGAGAATATCGAGATCGTGCCCCTCTATCTGGCGCAGCCCCGCCCCACGGTGGAGCGCGACGGGATGCTGCTGATGGTCGATGACGAGCGCTTCCCCCTGCGCGAGGGAGAGACGCCGCAGATGCGCTCGATCCGGTTCCGCACGCTCGGCTGCTATCCCCTCACCGGCGCGGTCGAGAGCGAGGCGGACACACTCGAAGCCGTGGTGCGCGAAATGCTGCTGACCACCACCAGCGAACGCCAAGGCCGCGCGATCGACAAGGACGATTCGGGTGCGGGGATGGAGCGCAAGAAGGTGGAGGGGTATTTCTGATGCACGGATCGGACGACACTTCCTACCGCGCCGACGCGCTCATCGACGAGGATATCGGCGCCTATCTCGAGTCCCATCGCGACAAGGACATGCTGCGCTTCATCACCTGCGGCAGCGTGGATGACGGGAAATCGACGCTGATCGGGCGCCTGCTCTATGACAGCCGCCGGGTCTTCGCCGACCAGCTGGAAGCGCTGGAGGCGGACAGCAAGGCATCGGGCACGCGCGGGGCGGAGCTCGATTTCGCGCTCCTCGTCGACGGGCTCGCTGCGGAGCGCGAACAGGGCATCACGATCGACGTCGCCTATCGCTTCTTCGCGACCGAGGCGCGCAAGTTCATCGTCGCCGATTGTCCGGGCCACGAACAATATACGCGCAACATGGTCACCGGCGCTTCCACCGCCGATGCCGCCGTCATCCTGATCGATGCACGCAAGGGCGTGCTGACCCAGACGCGCCGCCACAGCTTCCTGTGCCACCGTCTGGGCATTCGCGAGATGGTGCTGGCGGTCAACAAGATGGACCTCGTCGATTTCAGCCAGGACCGGTTCGACGCAATCGAGGCCGAATACCGCGCCTTTGCCGAAGAACTTGGGATCGATCGTATCACCGCGATCCCGCTGGCGGCGGTGAGCGGCGACAATATCGCGACCAGATCGGACGCGATGGCGTGGTGGAACGGTCCGACCCTAATCAGCCATCTCGAAGCGATCCCGGTGCGCGGCGATGCGGGGCAGGATGCGCCCTTCCGGCTGCCGGTCCAGTGGGTCAATCGCCCGCACCAGGATTTTCGCGGCTTTGCGGGCCAGATCGCCAGCGGCCGGATCGCGCCGGGCGATGCAGTGCGCATCCTCCCCTCGGGATCGACCACCACGGTCAAGGCGATCCCCGGTTTCGACGGGGACCGGGCCGAGGCGCAGGCGGGCGATTCGATCACACTGACGCTGACGGACGAGGTCGATTGTTCGCGCGGAGACGTGATCGCATCGGCGGACGATCCGCCCGAGGTCGCCGACCAGTTCGAAGCCACGATCGTGTGGATGGATGCGCAGCCGCTGAAGCCGGGGCGCGGATACTGGCTCAAGCTCGGCACGCAGACGGTCACCGCCACCGTCGCCGAGCCGAAATACGAGATCAACGTCAACACCATGGCGAAGCTGGCCGCGACCAGCCTCGGCCTCAATGCGATCGGCGTCGCCGAAGTGACGACCGAGCGGCGCATCGTGTTCGAACCCTATAATGTGAACCCCACGCTGGGCGGGTTCGTCCTGATCGACAAGGTGAGCAATCAGACGGTCGCGGCGGGGATGCTCCATTTCGCGCTGCGAAGGGCGCAGAACGTCCACTGGCAGGCCACCAGCGTGGGGCGCGAGGATCACGCCGCGCTCAAGAACCAGACCCCGCGCGTGCTGTGGTTCACCGGCCTGTCCGGCTCGGGCAAATCCACCATCGCCAACGAGGTCGAGAAGAAGCTGGCGCTGATGAATCGCCACACTTTCCTGCTCGACGGGGACAATATCCGCCACGGGCTGAACAAGGATCTGGGCTTTACCGAGGCCGACCGGATCGAGAACATTCGCCGCATCGGCGAGGTCGCGAAACTGATGGCGGATGCGGGTCTGATCGTCCTCACCGCCTTCATCAGCCCCTTCCGCGCGGAGCGGCAGATGATCCGTGACATGCTGCCCAAGGGCGAGTTCGTGGAAATCTTTGTCGATACGCCGCTGGAGGTGGCGGAGCAGCGCGA comes from Qipengyuania pelagi and encodes:
- a CDS encoding type IV secretion system protein, which produces MACPAILTGDRFVSRLIEHIDCQSRYLGAYGYDALGQPGSTASLVVTGLLTLFVALFGIRLLFGPTPAARDVVLDVLKIGIVLTLAFSWPAFRTVIHNAVLDAPAEIAGTMGGSLVAPQNAGLTDRLQQADSAMVRLTELGTGRQIGQFVESEDPGSRFGGVAIEDDGGFGYARVVWIAGLIGSLALLRIAAGLLLAFAPLAAALLLFDATRGVFSGWIRCLVLALTGMVAVTIATAVELSVLEPWLADALRLRTLGYAAPSAPTELLAMTLAFALVKLGMIWLMGRIAWQRGWLTLPAMPVIAMRGPGAMRAPAGPSSETQALPSRAERISHSMETTLRRETSTSSSSRTDIRQLAAPASAASTAVSPSSDRLGNSWRRSAYRGSRAASERDRSR
- a CDS encoding virB8 family protein, producing the protein MTRFETDFHTGDVAVEDSWARSVTQDIERSRRTAWIVASVSAAIALLLAIALVILLPLKTVEPHTLLVDRQTGHVEALAPLDVQTVSADTALTRSFLVQYVIARESYDIDSLARDYTRVALWSAGEARERYLRMMQPNSPDNPFGNLPRRAVIKVEIRSVSSLAADRSLVRFTTTRTDPAGRDQAPQYWAAVLTWQYSGAEMSAEDRLTNPLGFQVTRYRKDAETLPEAAPTVVAVPVERNGTER
- a CDS encoding TrbG/VirB9 family P-type conjugative transfer protein, producing MMRLAILSAALLFALPATAQILPDPGPTNPRLQTVTWQNGQRIILTALPMTGLTVVLQPGERIVADSLAFPEQWDLRISPERDSFHVTPRVPDAESALTVTTDRRHYLFMLQTGDNLNAALLVQVLDSGTGPVAQPIGPSRSQTDAQPAFAPMRTYRLRGDRSVQPQAIGDDGTRTRILFAPGQALPAIFAIGPTGDEEVVNGYMRGDAFEIDRVYERLVFRIDKDKATARRAEEADAAR
- a CDS encoding TrbI/VirB10 family protein, producing MNAGASNPQDPMPVVQRSGGGNIGLWVFLAILLAGGIGVFTAMSASREASQAPRVTAAGSENARIVAPPPLVIRDDYADLDETRYIRAIPRDPLSPARPVAPPVQPPAPRTVAPPPAPLPPRPADPAPYREAFVPRQVPPSPTSPPALSDAPADAASEAADRISAGRLRNPSFTVPQGTVLPAVLETALDSTRPGAVRALIQRDIHAFDGSRVLIHRGSRLYGEYEGGIEQGQNRALIRWTRLIRPDGVTIALDSPASDPLGRAGVKGKVDGKFLQRFGGAILQSVLDIGVGVATREATGGVVVALPRSSQTIAGRSGPQDIKPVLKVRHGTSVSVFVARDLDFSSVDS
- the virB11 gene encoding P-type DNA transfer ATPase VirB11: MTVETGYYLDSFLAPLAPVLARSDVTDIYVNRPNEIWIESLGGRIERQEVTGLAEPDLARLARQIAAFGAQGINRSHPLLSATLPDGSRVQIVAPPATRGGHALAIRRHIASDMALTDWADSGAFSALTGGAEVEPFAGRTHRTIAADEAETVLRDAVRARRNILVSGGTSTGKTTFLNALLAEIPMTERLILIEDAEELRVAHPNAVGLIAVRGKLGEADASAEDLLIAALRMRPDRIILGELRGQEAFTFLRAINTGHPGSITTIHADSPHRAIEQLVLLVLQGGSPLRREDVRHYILQSVDVFVQLERRGGKRRVQQIMVAD
- a CDS encoding TrbC/VirB2 family protein, translated to MFEAPATSSLADAVSWLTDLATGSLAVGLCVIAVALVGFAALTGRMPIRMGARVVLGCFVLLGAPMIAGGLSGLWQNGTEAPIPNQAPNVSDRRQPLPQATYDPYASASIRRD
- the cysD gene encoding sulfate adenylyltransferase subunit CysD, with product MTSRTHLDRLEAESIHILREVVAEAAKPVMLYSVGKDSAVMLHLARKAFHPAPPPFPLLHVDTTWKFRTMYDLREKAAKDAGMELLVWQNPEAKEQGINPFDHGPLHTDMWKTQGLKQALDHYGFDAAFGGARRDEEKSRAKERVVSFRSASHAWDPKAQRPELWNLYNLRKAPGESLRAFPLSNWTELDIWQYIMAENIEIVPLYLAQPRPTVERDGMLLMVDDERFPLREGETPQMRSIRFRTLGCYPLTGAVESEADTLEAVVREMLLTTTSERQGRAIDKDDSGAGMERKKVEGYF
- the cysN gene encoding sulfate adenylyltransferase subunit CysN; this translates as MHGSDDTSYRADALIDEDIGAYLESHRDKDMLRFITCGSVDDGKSTLIGRLLYDSRRVFADQLEALEADSKASGTRGAELDFALLVDGLAAEREQGITIDVAYRFFATEARKFIVADCPGHEQYTRNMVTGASTADAAVILIDARKGVLTQTRRHSFLCHRLGIREMVLAVNKMDLVDFSQDRFDAIEAEYRAFAEELGIDRITAIPLAAVSGDNIATRSDAMAWWNGPTLISHLEAIPVRGDAGQDAPFRLPVQWVNRPHQDFRGFAGQIASGRIAPGDAVRILPSGSTTTVKAIPGFDGDRAEAQAGDSITLTLTDEVDCSRGDVIASADDPPEVADQFEATIVWMDAQPLKPGRGYWLKLGTQTVTATVAEPKYEINVNTMAKLAATSLGLNAIGVAEVTTERRIVFEPYNVNPTLGGFVLIDKVSNQTVAAGMLHFALRRAQNVHWQATSVGREDHAALKNQTPRVLWFTGLSGSGKSTIANEVEKKLALMNRHTFLLDGDNIRHGLNKDLGFTEADRIENIRRIGEVAKLMADAGLIVLTAFISPFRAERQMIRDMLPKGEFVEIFVDTPLEVAEQRDVKGLYKKARAGNLKNFTGIDSPYEEPQAPEIRVNTVDMTPEDAADYIVSRIMPLK